From one Streptomyces sp. NBC_01478 genomic stretch:
- a CDS encoding 4-hydroxybenzoate 3-monooxygenase — protein MRTTVGIIGAGPAGLLLARLLHNAGIDSVVLESRDREYVEHRQRAGILEQGTVDVLRAAGAGERMDREGLRHDGIELRFDRKRHRVDFPGLTGGRSVMVYAQTEVCKDLIALQLKAGGPLLFEAEALEVEGADGDGPRVRFRHHGREDVLDCDYVVGCDGFWGVARNAIPAELTRVFERSYPYAWLGILADVAPSHDELVYARHDRGFALLSMRSPSVSRLYLQVAEDADPESWSDDAVWDELERRFETDDEWRLERGPITQKSVTPMRSYVHEPMRYGRLFLAGDAAHIVPPTGAKGLNLAVGDVVTFARALTYKKETGSEERLDAYSATCLRRVWQAERFSYDMTSLLHRAPDATAFEGRLQSAGLERIASSRAAETDLAEAYTGFPLDEQE, from the coding sequence ATGCGTACCACCGTCGGCATCATCGGAGCCGGCCCCGCCGGGCTCCTCCTCGCCCGGCTGCTGCACAACGCCGGGATCGACTCGGTCGTACTGGAGAGCCGGGACCGCGAGTACGTCGAGCACCGCCAGCGGGCCGGGATCCTGGAGCAGGGCACGGTCGACGTGCTGCGGGCGGCCGGTGCCGGGGAGCGGATGGACCGGGAGGGGCTGCGGCACGACGGGATCGAGCTGCGGTTCGACCGGAAGCGGCACCGCGTGGACTTTCCGGGCCTCACCGGCGGTCGCAGCGTCATGGTGTACGCGCAGACCGAGGTCTGCAAGGACCTGATCGCCCTTCAACTCAAGGCGGGCGGGCCGCTGTTGTTCGAGGCCGAGGCGCTGGAGGTCGAGGGCGCGGACGGTGACGGCCCGCGCGTCCGGTTCCGGCACCACGGCCGCGAGGACGTCCTCGACTGCGACTACGTCGTCGGCTGCGACGGCTTCTGGGGCGTCGCCCGCAACGCGATCCCCGCCGAACTCACCCGCGTCTTCGAACGGTCGTACCCCTACGCCTGGCTCGGCATCCTCGCCGATGTCGCGCCCTCGCACGACGAGCTCGTCTACGCCCGCCACGACCGCGGCTTCGCCCTCCTCTCCATGCGCTCCCCGTCCGTCTCCCGGCTCTACCTCCAGGTGGCGGAGGACGCGGACCCCGAGAGCTGGAGCGACGACGCCGTCTGGGACGAACTGGAGCGCCGGTTCGAGACCGACGACGAGTGGCGGCTGGAGCGTGGGCCCATCACCCAGAAGTCGGTCACCCCGATGCGTTCGTACGTCCACGAGCCCATGCGGTACGGCCGCCTCTTCCTCGCCGGCGACGCCGCGCACATCGTCCCGCCGACCGGGGCCAAGGGCCTCAACCTCGCCGTCGGCGACGTCGTCACCTTCGCGCGGGCACTGACGTACAAGAAGGAGACGGGGAGCGAGGAGCGGCTCGACGCCTACTCCGCCACCTGTCTGCGGCGGGTCTGGCAGGCCGAGCGGTTCTCCTACGACATGACGAGCCTGCTGCATCGCGCGCCCGACGCGACGGCCTTCGAGGGGCGGCTCCAGTCGGCCGGGCTGGAGCGGATCGCGTCCTCGAGGGCGGCCGAGACGGACCTCGCGGAGGCGTACACCGGGTTCCCCCTGGATGAACAGGAATAA
- a CDS encoding class I SAM-dependent methyltransferase, whose amino-acid sequence MTYLSPLGYLLGVEGAALLRGFKEGSADRAFVEARIAEIRTLLDTPALAHAEGVTAEPGTISTADVYQDWAPHYDAPGNGMIDLEQPVVRRILDGLPLGAALDAACGTGRHTAYLHGLGHHVTGVDASPDMLARARERLPDVDFHEADLHRLPLPDNAVDTVVCALAVSHVPELAPVLREFARVLRPGGHLVLSDAHLLSSYVRPTLPRRPGPDGRASLLTEYHRPLSAYLAAALPLGFQVRHCEEPRRPRGSLTPETAPDTLPTHMSWDLLHWYPEASAAALDDSPVAVVWHFQLDAARKGSPSDR is encoded by the coding sequence GTGACCTATCTGAGCCCCCTGGGATATCTGCTGGGCGTCGAGGGCGCCGCCCTGCTGCGCGGCTTCAAGGAGGGAAGTGCCGACCGGGCCTTCGTCGAGGCCCGGATCGCCGAGATCCGCACCCTGCTGGACACGCCCGCCCTCGCGCACGCCGAGGGGGTCACGGCGGAACCGGGCACGATCAGCACGGCCGACGTCTACCAGGACTGGGCCCCGCACTACGACGCCCCCGGCAACGGGATGATCGACCTCGAGCAGCCCGTCGTCCGGCGCATCCTGGACGGCCTGCCCCTCGGCGCGGCACTGGACGCGGCCTGCGGCACCGGCCGCCACACCGCCTACCTGCACGGACTCGGCCACCATGTGACCGGCGTCGACGCCTCGCCGGACATGCTCGCCCGGGCCCGCGAGCGCCTGCCGGACGTCGACTTCCACGAGGCCGACCTGCACCGGCTCCCGCTTCCCGACAACGCGGTCGACACCGTCGTGTGCGCGCTAGCCGTGAGCCACGTCCCCGAACTGGCCCCGGTGCTACGGGAGTTCGCGCGCGTCCTGCGCCCCGGCGGACACCTCGTCCTCTCGGACGCCCACCTGCTCTCGTCCTACGTCCGGCCGACCCTGCCCCGTCGCCCCGGCCCGGACGGCCGCGCGTCCCTCCTCACCGAGTACCACCGACCGCTCAGCGCCTACCTCGCCGCGGCCCTCCCGCTGGGCTTCCAGGTCCGGCACTGCGAGGAACCCCGCCGCCCGCGCGGCTCCCTCACCCCCGAGACCGCCCCCGACACGCTCCCCACTCATATGTCCTGGGACCTGCTCCACTGGTACCCGGAAGCGTCGGCCGCGGCTCTGGACGACTCCCCGGTCGCGGTCGTCTGGCATTTCCAGCTCGACGCCGCGCGGAAGGGCTCGCCCTCGGACCGTTGA
- a CDS encoding ABC transporter ATP-binding protein → MTTTPIADRTTSVAARATDLSKIYGQGETQVVALDRVSIAFRQAEFTAIMGPSGSGKSTLMHCVAGLDSFSSGSVRIGDTELGSLKDKKLTKLRRDKIGFIFQAFNLLPTLTALENITLPMDIAGRKPDKEWLDSVITMIGLADRLKHRPSQLSGGQQQRVAVARALASRPDIIFGDEPTGNLDSRSGAEVLGFLRNSVRELGQTVVMVTHDPVAAAYADRVVFLADGRIVDEVYEPTADSVLDRMKQFDAKGRTS, encoded by the coding sequence GTGACCACCACCCCCATCGCCGACCGGACCACCTCCGTGGCCGCGCGTGCCACGGATCTTTCCAAGATCTACGGACAGGGCGAGACCCAGGTGGTCGCCCTCGACCGGGTCTCGATCGCCTTCCGGCAGGCCGAGTTCACCGCGATCATGGGCCCCTCGGGATCCGGCAAGTCCACGCTGATGCACTGCGTGGCCGGCCTGGACTCCTTCTCGTCCGGTTCCGTGCGCATCGGCGACACCGAGCTGGGCTCCCTGAAGGACAAGAAGCTCACGAAGTTGCGCCGGGACAAGATCGGGTTCATCTTCCAGGCGTTCAACCTGCTGCCGACGCTGACGGCCCTGGAGAACATCACGCTCCCCATGGACATCGCGGGCCGCAAGCCGGACAAGGAGTGGCTGGACTCGGTGATCACCATGATCGGTCTCGCCGACCGGCTCAAGCACCGGCCCTCCCAGCTCTCCGGCGGTCAGCAGCAACGCGTCGCCGTGGCACGGGCGTTGGCCTCCCGCCCCGACATCATCTTCGGCGACGAGCCGACCGGAAACCTCGACTCGCGTTCCGGCGCGGAGGTGCTGGGCTTTCTCCGCAACTCCGTACGGGAGCTGGGGCAGACGGTGGTCATGGTGACCCACGACCCGGTGGCGGCTGCGTACGCGGACCGGGTGGTGTTCCTCGCGGACGGACGCATCGTCGACGAGGTCTACGAGCCGACGGCCGACTCCGTCCTTGACCGTATGAAGCAGTTCGACGCCAAGGGTCGTACCAGCTAA
- a CDS encoding ABC transporter permease — protein sequence MFRTALRNVLAHKARLLMTVLAVMLGVAFVSGTLVFTNTISNAFQNSSAKGFDQVDVAVQAKFQDDEGDTVGKTPELTQAMLDTSAKVPGAASATGVVNGFTAIADKKGKLIGGGFQSEGGNYWGDKDARYPLKSGTAPHGSGEVAIDSETAKRAGYKVGDTVRISVDGPVLTPRITGIFTTDDGNVAAGGSLALFDTATAQKLFGKAGTYDEIDVKAAAGTSQAALKSQLDLALPKGQTETTTAQKLADDQAETIASSMSGLKSGLLVFAGIALFVGTFIIANTFTMLVAQRTKELALLRAVGASRRQVTRSVLLEAFVVGAVAAVAGLVAGIGIGAGLRALMGTIGATVPDGPLVITSGTVLSALAVGILITMLAAWLPGRRAAKIPPVAAMSSVHATATTKSLVLRNTLGALFSGVGIAVVIAATSMNGSDGQAPMGIGAVLLIIGVFILTPLLSRPLIAAAAPVLRIFGISGKLARQNSVRNPRRTAATASALMIGLTLITGMTVMAGSLQQAIDKMASSAISADYIVSMANGNQLSPDVDKTLTTTSGVTASSPLRNAPSRIDGETEFLTGVNGSAIGKLTDLKVDSGTFKVAGTQVVVDDDTAKSHDWKAGSTFTTHYEDGKAQQLTVSAVYEGNALIRGIMLDNATLAPHQTDPADMQILVKTADGASSSTKDRLEKALGSNPAVKVQDKKDLSDSIAQVFTLILNMVYGLLAMAVIVAVLGVINTLAMSVFERSQEIGMLRAIGLDRKGIKRMVRLESLVISLFGGVLGIGLGVFFGWAAGELIGSKMATYELVIPWARMALFLLLAGTVGVLAALWPARRAAKLNMLSAIKSE from the coding sequence ATGTTCCGTACCGCCTTGCGCAACGTACTCGCGCACAAGGCCCGGCTCCTCATGACCGTGCTCGCCGTGATGCTCGGCGTCGCGTTCGTGTCGGGGACCCTGGTCTTCACCAACACCATCTCGAACGCCTTCCAGAACAGCTCGGCCAAGGGCTTCGACCAGGTCGACGTCGCCGTCCAGGCCAAGTTCCAGGACGACGAGGGCGACACGGTCGGCAAGACGCCCGAGCTGACCCAGGCGATGCTCGACACCAGCGCGAAGGTGCCGGGGGCCGCGTCCGCGACCGGGGTCGTCAACGGCTTCACCGCCATAGCCGACAAGAAGGGCAAGCTCATCGGCGGCGGCTTCCAGTCGGAGGGCGGCAACTACTGGGGGGACAAGGACGCCCGCTATCCCCTCAAGTCCGGTACGGCACCGCACGGTTCGGGTGAGGTCGCGATCGACTCCGAGACCGCGAAGCGCGCCGGGTACAAGGTCGGCGACACCGTGCGCATCTCGGTCGACGGCCCCGTGCTGACGCCGAGGATCACCGGCATCTTCACCACCGACGACGGCAATGTCGCCGCCGGCGGCAGCCTCGCCCTCTTCGACACGGCGACCGCGCAGAAGCTGTTCGGCAAGGCGGGGACGTACGACGAGATCGATGTGAAGGCCGCGGCCGGGACGAGTCAGGCGGCGCTGAAGTCGCAACTGGACCTGGCCCTGCCGAAGGGGCAGACGGAGACCACCACCGCCCAGAAACTCGCCGACGACCAGGCCGAGACGATCGCCTCCTCGATGAGCGGGCTGAAGTCGGGGCTGCTGGTCTTCGCGGGGATCGCGCTCTTCGTCGGCACGTTCATCATCGCCAACACCTTCACCATGCTGGTCGCCCAGCGCACCAAGGAGCTGGCGCTGCTGCGCGCGGTCGGTGCCTCGCGCCGGCAGGTCACGCGGTCGGTGCTGCTGGAGGCGTTCGTGGTCGGCGCGGTCGCCGCGGTGGCCGGTCTGGTCGCCGGTATCGGGATCGGCGCCGGGCTGCGCGCCCTGATGGGCACGATCGGCGCGACCGTCCCGGACGGCCCGCTCGTCATCACGTCGGGCACGGTGCTCAGCGCCCTCGCGGTCGGCATCCTCATCACCATGCTCGCCGCCTGGCTGCCCGGCCGCCGGGCCGCGAAGATCCCGCCGGTCGCCGCGATGAGCAGCGTGCACGCGACGGCCACCACCAAGTCGCTGGTGCTGCGCAACACGCTGGGCGCGCTGTTCTCCGGCGTGGGCATCGCGGTCGTCATCGCGGCCACCTCGATGAACGGTTCGGACGGCCAGGCGCCCATGGGGATCGGCGCCGTGCTGCTGATCATCGGCGTGTTCATCCTGACCCCGCTGCTGTCCCGCCCGCTGATCGCGGCGGCGGCCCCGGTGCTGCGGATCTTCGGGATCTCCGGCAAGCTGGCCCGCCAGAACTCGGTGCGCAACCCGCGCCGTACGGCCGCCACCGCGTCCGCGCTGATGATCGGCCTCACCCTCATCACCGGCATGACGGTGATGGCGGGCAGCCTCCAGCAGGCGATCGACAAGATGGCCTCGTCCGCGATCAGCGCCGACTACATCGTCTCGATGGCGAACGGCAACCAGCTCTCCCCGGACGTCGACAAGACGCTCACCACCACCTCCGGCGTCACCGCGAGCAGCCCGCTGCGCAACGCCCCGTCGCGCATCGACGGCGAGACCGAGTTCCTGACCGGGGTCAACGGCTCCGCGATCGGCAAGCTCACCGACCTCAAGGTGGACAGCGGCACCTTCAAGGTTGCCGGCACGCAGGTCGTCGTGGACGACGACACGGCCAAGTCCCATGACTGGAAGGCCGGTTCGACCTTCACCACGCACTACGAGGACGGCAAGGCGCAGCAGTTGACCGTCTCCGCGGTCTACGAGGGCAACGCGCTGATCCGCGGCATCATGCTCGACAACGCGACGCTCGCCCCGCACCAGACCGACCCGGCCGACATGCAGATCCTGGTCAAGACCGCGGACGGCGCGTCGAGTTCGACGAAGGACAGGCTGGAGAAGGCCCTCGGCTCCAACCCGGCCGTCAAGGTCCAGGACAAGAAGGACCTCTCCGACAGCATCGCGCAGGTCTTCACCCTGATCCTCAACATGGTCTACGGCCTGCTCGCCATGGCGGTGATCGTCGCGGTCCTCGGTGTCATCAACACCCTCGCGATGTCGGTCTTCGAGCGCTCGCAGGAGATCGGGATGCTGCGCGCGATCGGCCTGGACCGCAAGGGCATCAAGCGGATGGTCCGCCTGGAGTCCCTGGTGATCTCGCTGTTCGGCGGGGTGCTCGGCATCGGTCTGGGCGTGTTCTTCGGCTGGGCGGCCGGTGAGCTGATCGGCTCGAAGATGGCGACGTACGAACTGGTCATTCCCTGGGCTCGGATGGCGCTCTTCCTCCTCCTGGCGGGCACGGTCGGCGTCCTGGCGGCGCTGTGGCCGGCCCGGCGCGCGGCGAAGCTGAACATGCTGTCGGCCATCAAGTCCGAGTAG
- a CDS encoding cyclopropane-fatty-acyl-phospholipid synthase family protein has protein sequence MADAALRLKSLFEQLLGTPVPVRIRAWDGSEAGPPDAPTLVVRNRRALRRLLWKPGELGMARAWVAGDLDIEGDFYAALDAMSALVWERGDGARTRTEALRDPGVRSAVRGLVKLGGLPLPPAPPPEEVRRSRAHLHTRRTDKRAISHHYDVGNDFYELVLGPSMVYSCAYWESPDGTLEDAQRDKLELICRKLELTPGQRLLDVGCGWGSMAIHAAREFGVSVVGVTLSQEQAAYARKRVAGEGLTDRIEIRVQDYRDVTDGPYDAVSSVGMAEHVGSARYLEYARDLFALLKPGGRLLNHQIARRPWQDESAYDIDEFIDAYVFPDGELAPVGATVTHLESAGFEVRDVEAIREHYALTLRRWVANLESEWRRAVGLVGAGRARVWRLYMAASVLGFERNRIGVNQVLAVRTPEPGGSGMPLRARTWN, from the coding sequence ATGGCTGATGCCGCGCTGCGGCTCAAATCCCTCTTCGAACAGCTACTGGGGACCCCCGTCCCGGTGCGCATCCGCGCCTGGGACGGCTCCGAGGCAGGGCCGCCCGATGCGCCGACCTTGGTCGTACGCAATCGCCGTGCCCTGCGCCGCCTTCTGTGGAAGCCCGGCGAACTCGGCATGGCGCGCGCCTGGGTCGCCGGGGACCTGGACATCGAGGGCGACTTCTACGCGGCCCTCGACGCCATGTCCGCGCTGGTCTGGGAGCGCGGTGACGGCGCCCGCACCCGCACCGAGGCCCTGCGCGACCCCGGGGTGCGCTCCGCCGTACGCGGACTGGTGAAGCTCGGCGGACTCCCGCTGCCGCCCGCCCCGCCCCCGGAGGAGGTCCGCCGCAGCCGCGCCCACCTCCACACCAGACGCACCGACAAACGCGCCATCAGCCACCACTACGACGTCGGCAACGACTTCTACGAACTCGTCCTCGGCCCCTCCATGGTCTACTCGTGCGCCTACTGGGAGTCCCCGGACGGCACGCTGGAGGACGCCCAGCGCGACAAGCTCGAACTCATCTGCCGCAAGCTGGAGTTGACGCCGGGGCAGCGACTCCTCGACGTCGGCTGCGGCTGGGGTTCGATGGCGATCCACGCGGCCCGCGAGTTCGGCGTGAGCGTGGTCGGCGTGACCCTCTCGCAGGAACAGGCGGCGTACGCCCGCAAGCGCGTCGCCGGGGAGGGCCTCACCGACAGGATCGAGATCCGGGTGCAGGACTACCGCGACGTCACCGACGGGCCCTACGACGCCGTCTCCTCCGTCGGCATGGCCGAACACGTGGGCTCCGCACGGTACTTGGAGTACGCGCGGGACCTCTTCGCGCTGCTCAAGCCCGGCGGGCGGCTCCTCAACCACCAGATCGCCCGCCGCCCCTGGCAGGACGAATCGGCGTACGACATCGACGAGTTCATCGACGCCTACGTCTTCCCCGACGGTGAACTCGCCCCCGTCGGCGCCACCGTGACCCACCTGGAGAGCGCCGGCTTCGAGGTGCGGGACGTCGAGGCGATCCGCGAGCACTACGCGCTCACCCTGCGCCGCTGGGTCGCCAACCTGGAGTCCGAGTGGCGGCGCGCGGTCGGCCTCGTCGGCGCCGGGCGGGCCCGCGTGTGGCGCCTCTACATGGCGGCGTCCGTGCTCGGCTTCGAGCGCAACCGCATAGGAGTCAACCAGGTGCTGGCCGTCCGCACCCCCGAACCGGGCGGCTCCGGGATGCCGTTGCGCGCCCGCACCTGGAACTGA
- a CDS encoding effector-associated domain 2-containing protein, with the protein MTTRSAAPARTSAVVVGVESYEAGPDWDLDGPAEDAHRFAEWFLARGVPPERVRVLVSPLDRGPAAGEQRPYPVHHADQATVHRELLRRIPGEEGDLLWVVWGGHGVVDAEGHRRVFCADATADDRVNVDLDEALAFFRSNAVPSFRSQIWLTDACQSLHDVRRARRRLPRYTFAAGSPAAGHDQAALFAVRAGERALNLSAERTGLFSREVLRLLAAADPARWPPDVDALHSGLSGTFATLRAQGLARQTPIHLWSRSFDGGEGQLLASGAVAASGPGARQARPPVAVVGALVDALLALPEFRSRSARQEMLALVRGDVGLWASVPEQDTPRLAALSVVRTCLRFDGALEELVEAARLCAGDAPEVQALQRAAAAAVG; encoded by the coding sequence GTGACGACGCGCTCCGCCGCGCCCGCCCGTACCAGCGCCGTCGTCGTCGGCGTCGAGTCCTACGAGGCCGGGCCCGACTGGGACCTCGACGGGCCGGCCGAGGACGCGCACCGCTTCGCCGAATGGTTTCTGGCCCGCGGTGTACCGCCCGAACGGGTGAGGGTCCTCGTCTCCCCGCTCGACCGCGGCCCGGCGGCCGGGGAACAGCGGCCGTACCCCGTCCACCACGCCGATCAGGCCACCGTCCACCGTGAGCTGCTGCGCCGGATCCCGGGCGAGGAGGGTGATCTGCTCTGGGTGGTGTGGGGCGGTCACGGTGTGGTGGACGCCGAGGGCCACCGCCGGGTCTTCTGCGCAGACGCGACCGCGGACGACCGGGTCAACGTCGATCTTGACGAAGCCCTGGCATTCTTCCGTTCGAATGCCGTCCCTTCGTTCCGCAGCCAGATCTGGCTGACCGACGCGTGCCAGAGTCTCCACGATGTCCGGCGTGCCCGCCGCCGGCTCCCCCGGTACACGTTCGCCGCGGGATCGCCCGCCGCCGGACACGACCAGGCCGCGCTGTTCGCCGTCCGGGCGGGCGAGCGGGCCCTCAATCTCTCGGCGGAACGCACGGGCCTGTTCAGCCGGGAGGTGCTGCGTCTGCTCGCCGCCGCCGATCCCGCCCGCTGGCCCCCCGACGTGGACGCCCTGCACTCGGGTCTGAGCGGCACCTTCGCCACCCTGCGGGCCCAGGGGCTCGCCCGGCAGACTCCGATCCATCTCTGGTCGCGCTCCTTCGACGGCGGTGAAGGGCAGTTGCTGGCCTCCGGCGCGGTCGCGGCGTCCGGTCCCGGCGCGCGGCAGGCCCGGCCACCGGTCGCGGTCGTGGGCGCCCTCGTCGATGCCCTGCTCGCCCTGCCGGAGTTCCGGTCCCGCAGCGCCCGTCAGGAGATGCTCGCGCTGGTCAGAGGGGACGTGGGCCTCTGGGCTTCGGTCCCCGAGCAGGACACTCCCCGGTTGGCGGCGCTCTCGGTCGTGCGTACCTGTCTGCGCTTCGACGGAGCCCTCGAAGAACTCGTCGAGGCGGCGCGTCTGTGCGCCGGGGACGCACCGGAGGTCCAGGCCCTCCAGCGTGCCGCGGCGGCCGCCGTCGGCTGA
- a CDS encoding HEXXH motif domain-containing protein, which translates to MTKQHRLSETCRTALGSAGDSASAVEELLSAEYSRRLLMVRVLLERGAAVADSAGRLPIGKAAWELLARAQRRAPDRVREVLLDPQTGVWLARTLRALRRTEDRSPAETEEKETTDQEPFWTGFGGLHRLAASAAALAGLPFRIEVPVVDGEVLLPCLGRAEPTTAEPYATVEVRGGPGGIEVGNVRVPDLPETSVPGWSGLRRLRAECDGRVLEVVLDDLGQPPAGGTGRPARLSDEEYAGWRRRVGAAWTTLVRDHPESAAALSAGLLSLAPLAHRERLRPHSATSSDAFGCVVLSAPHPDDEDAAAAELAVTLIHEFRHSVLNGLMRLAPLHDGTDEGLYHAPWRDDPRPLVGLLHGAYAFAGVTAFWRTRRLLDEGPAGQLAHFEFALWRRQTRAVLDTLSGRPGLTAAGRLLVDGLTAELGPWPAEAVPEPAATLADFAAVHHRTSWRAHHVRPAPPSVLAAAAASVLTGATATGAADPAGHTVRTDPEGCRLDVLALLARLRLTDPAAFARLRNGSDDVPGSSPADLALVAGDLARAETLYAAELDRSDRSPRPSAWAGLGLTLRARGTRPSPLLLDRPEFVRALSAELDGKVTSLTLASLMADAGRD; encoded by the coding sequence GTGACGAAGCAGCACCGGCTGTCCGAAACCTGCCGCACAGCGCTGGGTTCGGCCGGAGACAGTGCGTCGGCAGTGGAGGAACTGCTGTCGGCGGAGTACAGCAGGCGCTTGTTGATGGTCCGGGTGCTGCTGGAGCGGGGTGCCGCCGTGGCCGACTCCGCCGGCCGCCTGCCGATCGGCAAGGCGGCCTGGGAGCTGCTGGCCCGGGCACAGCGGCGGGCGCCCGACCGGGTGCGCGAGGTGTTGCTCGATCCGCAGACCGGGGTCTGGCTCGCCCGTACCCTGCGCGCCCTGAGGCGGACGGAAGACCGTTCTCCCGCGGAGACGGAAGAGAAGGAGACAACGGACCAGGAACCCTTCTGGACCGGGTTCGGCGGACTGCACCGCCTCGCCGCCTCGGCCGCGGCGCTGGCCGGTCTGCCCTTCCGCATCGAGGTGCCGGTGGTGGACGGGGAGGTGCTGCTGCCGTGCCTGGGCCGGGCGGAGCCGACGACCGCCGAGCCGTACGCGACCGTCGAGGTGCGCGGAGGTCCTGGCGGCATCGAGGTGGGGAACGTCCGCGTACCCGACCTGCCGGAGACGTCCGTGCCCGGGTGGTCGGGGCTGCGGCGGCTGCGCGCCGAGTGCGACGGGCGGGTGCTGGAGGTCGTCCTGGACGATCTGGGGCAGCCGCCCGCCGGGGGCACGGGCCGTCCGGCGCGCCTCTCCGACGAGGAGTACGCGGGCTGGCGACGGCGGGTCGGGGCGGCCTGGACGACGCTGGTGCGCGACCACCCCGAGAGTGCCGCCGCCCTCTCGGCCGGGCTGCTCTCTCTGGCGCCGCTCGCGCACCGGGAACGGCTGAGACCGCACAGCGCGACCTCCTCCGACGCGTTCGGCTGCGTGGTGCTGTCGGCTCCGCACCCGGACGACGAGGACGCGGCCGCCGCCGAGTTGGCGGTGACACTGATCCACGAGTTCCGGCACTCCGTGCTGAACGGGCTGATGAGGCTCGCCCCGCTGCACGACGGCACGGACGAGGGGCTTTACCACGCTCCCTGGCGTGACGATCCGCGCCCGCTGGTCGGGCTCCTGCACGGGGCGTACGCCTTCGCGGGGGTGACGGCGTTCTGGCGGACCCGGCGGCTGCTGGACGAGGGGCCGGCCGGTCAGCTCGCCCACTTCGAGTTCGCGCTGTGGCGGCGCCAGACCCGGGCCGTCCTGGACACGCTGAGCGGCAGGCCCGGGCTGACGGCGGCGGGCCGGCTGCTGGTCGACGGTCTCACGGCGGAACTCGGCCCCTGGCCGGCCGAGGCGGTACCGGAGCCCGCGGCCACGCTGGCCGACTTCGCGGCAGTGCACCATCGCACCTCCTGGCGTGCGCACCACGTGCGTCCGGCGCCGCCCTCCGTGCTCGCGGCGGCGGCAGCCTCGGTCCTGACCGGCGCCACGGCCACCGGTGCCGCGGACCCGGCCGGCCACACGGTGCGGACGGATCCCGAGGGCTGCCGGCTGGACGTCCTCGCCCTGCTGGCCCGCCTGCGGCTCACCGATCCGGCGGCCTTCGCGCGCCTCCGGAACGGCTCGGACGACGTCCCCGGCTCCTCCCCGGCCGATCTCGCCCTGGTCGCGGGCGACCTGGCCCGGGCGGAGACCCTCTACGCCGCCGAACTCGACCGCTCCGACCGCTCACCCCGCCCCAGCGCCTGGGCCGGCCTCGGTCTGACCCTGCGAGCGAGAGGCACGCGGCCGTCCCCACTGCTTCTCGACCGACCGGAGTTCGTCCGCGCGCTCTCCGCCGAACTGGACGGCAAGGTCACCTCCCTGACGCTCGCGTCACTGATGGCCGACGCGGGGAGGGACTGA